A single region of the Chitinophaga niabensis genome encodes:
- a CDS encoding sensor histidine kinase, which translates to MKLFTKLTLFITLSKTAIVLLFILLLPFLVDRIASQYNDYYLKEQKKKVLNVIRKNGVEIYLQGENSYGSYTMLKEEYISLEPAGKIILPDTIATVRRVVEEDTLTYRVLSHVFFYDSSRYILEIGKTTASIGQYNRPLQKMALYVLAGLIIFTILIDLVFTRLILRPLGVIIKTKLVDRKFPFKEYIPPIQTSTSDFKYLDDSLIELIGRVKDAFEKEREFTSNASHELMTPLSILQNKMENLIMEPELDEELHQKIMGMMKTLNRLKKIVSSLLFISRIENDQFAKSDVFSIHTLIGEIMEELGHRLEDKRLSFSNQLAENVKLQGLNHDLIFQLFYNLLNNAIRYNRQDGQITITGQITGDVYKVIVTDTGIGISPQEIGTIFNRFKKVVRTENEGYGLGLSIVKTIAEYHHLQLEAHSEPGKGTAFVVIFPGSMLVNN; encoded by the coding sequence GTGAAGCTATTTACCAAACTAACACTGTTCATCACGCTTTCAAAAACGGCGATCGTTTTACTGTTTATTTTGCTATTGCCTTTTCTGGTAGACCGTATCGCTTCTCAATACAACGATTACTACCTGAAAGAACAAAAAAAGAAGGTGCTGAACGTTATCAGGAAAAATGGCGTGGAAATTTATTTACAAGGAGAAAATTCCTATGGCAGCTATACTATGCTCAAAGAAGAGTACATCTCCCTGGAGCCCGCCGGTAAGATCATCCTGCCTGATACAATCGCCACCGTTCGCCGTGTAGTGGAAGAAGATACACTTACTTACCGGGTATTGAGCCACGTTTTCTTTTATGACAGCAGCAGGTATATACTTGAAATCGGAAAAACCACAGCCAGCATTGGGCAGTATAACCGCCCCCTGCAAAAAATGGCCCTCTACGTTTTGGCAGGATTGATCATCTTTACGATACTGATAGACCTGGTATTTACCCGTTTGATCCTTCGTCCTTTGGGTGTGATCATTAAAACAAAGCTGGTAGACAGGAAATTTCCTTTTAAAGAATACATCCCGCCTATTCAAACATCCACATCCGATTTTAAATACCTGGACGATTCACTCATTGAACTGATAGGCAGGGTCAAAGACGCTTTTGAAAAAGAAAGGGAATTCACATCCAATGCATCACATGAATTGATGACCCCGCTCAGCATACTTCAGAATAAAATGGAGAACCTGATAATGGAGCCGGAGCTGGATGAAGAATTGCACCAGAAGATCATGGGCATGATGAAAACCCTGAACCGGCTTAAAAAGATCGTTAGTTCTCTGTTGTTTATCTCACGGATAGAAAATGACCAGTTTGCGAAATCAGATGTTTTCTCTATCCACACTTTAATAGGTGAGATTATGGAAGAGCTGGGGCATCGATTGGAAGATAAACGCCTTTCTTTCAGCAACCAGCTTGCGGAGAATGTGAAATTGCAGGGATTGAACCATGATCTGATCTTTCAACTCTTCTATAATCTGCTGAATAATGCAATCAGGTATAACAGGCAGGATGGGCAGATCACTATCACCGGGCAAATAACAGGCGATGTTTATAAAGTGATCGTTACGGATACAGGGATAGGTATATCCCCGCAGGAGATCGGCACTATCTTTAACCGGTTTAAAAAAGTGGTCAGAACGGAGAATGAAGGATATGGATTGGGCCTTTCCATTGTAAAAACAATTGCAGAGTATCATCATCTGCAGCTGGAAGCACATTCCGAGCCAGGTAAGGGAACCGCGTTTGTTGTGATCTTTCCGGGAAGCATGCTGGTGAATAATTAA
- a CDS encoding tetratricopeptide repeat-containing sensor histidine kinase: MTRFLLIICFFVCLAPLCTAQLPLLKKGYVDSIEQVLQKEKNDSLKSKLHFILVYSYLAKGDTVKVLHHLMEGRKFGRKYPLMFAQSYAHEGYYYINKDIPRSQAAYMKADSILIGQTSKDAYRVRSNAWQNYAVMQQIQDDDAGYVEIVLNKAIPLAKLSEDSSLLGSEYGNVAVAFTNTEQYEKAEEYFNEALAILKPSAKEPTRLLMVYYRAGENYINLGKYPEAKKVLDEMKVLLEPYPELELNAGYYLVEGLYRHKMKQYDSALVSYDKGIASAGGVNGKYRIDELEILKTETLIEQKKFEKAKELLLRLAKDEDLMSTDLNRLKVYEGLAASYSGLGNYSQANALLKQYSELNDSLHRTRMKRDINALEVKYKNAESQKEIISLKAKNEQTALSSKNAWLLTTLLASVSIFLLVVIIFALLYYRSQKKLAARQLQEIEQQKELEIAKAMLDGEESERRRLARDLHDGLGGMLAGVKMNLSGTANITQDEKLFQVIHQLDNSVSELRRIARNMMPESLLNFGLETALKDMCELNFAPGLEIHFQSLGVQPNLPEKTQIIIYRIAQELLANAIKHSGANRIMLQCSQNENIFYLSIEDNGKGFDPKADRQKGLGWDNIRNRIEFLKGKIEIDSVIGEGTTINIELNVSE, from the coding sequence TGATACTGTAAAAGTATTACATCACCTTATGGAAGGCCGGAAGTTTGGCCGGAAATACCCGCTTATGTTCGCTCAGTCCTATGCGCATGAAGGGTACTATTATATTAATAAAGACATCCCCAGAAGCCAGGCTGCCTATATGAAAGCGGACTCCATCCTCATCGGGCAAACATCAAAAGACGCCTACCGGGTCCGTTCAAATGCATGGCAGAACTATGCCGTGATGCAGCAGATACAGGATGATGATGCGGGTTACGTGGAAATTGTTTTGAATAAAGCTATACCACTGGCCAAACTGTCGGAAGACAGTTCGCTGCTGGGTTCTGAATACGGAAACGTAGCCGTGGCATTCACCAATACGGAGCAGTATGAAAAAGCGGAAGAGTATTTCAATGAAGCGCTTGCCATATTAAAACCCTCTGCCAAAGAGCCTACCCGGTTGCTGATGGTATACTACCGGGCAGGGGAGAACTATATCAACTTAGGAAAATATCCGGAAGCCAAAAAAGTACTGGATGAGATGAAGGTGCTGCTTGAACCATACCCCGAACTTGAGCTGAATGCAGGATATTATCTTGTAGAGGGGCTCTATCGCCACAAGATGAAACAGTATGATTCGGCACTCGTGAGCTATGATAAAGGGATTGCATCAGCAGGGGGGGTGAACGGAAAATACAGGATAGATGAACTGGAGATCCTGAAAACAGAAACCCTGATAGAACAAAAAAAATTCGAAAAAGCAAAAGAGTTGTTACTGCGCCTGGCAAAAGACGAAGACCTGATGTCTACAGACCTTAACCGCTTAAAGGTTTATGAAGGGCTGGCTGCTTCCTACTCAGGACTGGGCAACTATTCCCAGGCCAATGCTTTATTGAAGCAATACAGCGAACTAAACGACAGCCTGCATAGGACCAGGATGAAGCGGGACATCAATGCATTGGAAGTAAAATATAAGAACGCAGAAAGTCAGAAAGAGATCATATCACTGAAAGCAAAGAACGAACAAACTGCGCTCTCTTCAAAGAACGCCTGGCTCCTCACCACCTTGCTTGCCTCAGTAAGTATCTTCCTGCTGGTAGTGATCATATTCGCCCTGCTATATTACCGGAGTCAGAAAAAGCTGGCCGCCAGACAGCTACAGGAGATCGAACAACAAAAAGAGCTGGAAATAGCTAAGGCCATGCTGGACGGGGAAGAAAGCGAACGCCGCAGATTAGCGCGCGACCTCCATGATGGATTAGGCGGTATGCTGGCCGGTGTAAAAATGAACCTCTCCGGAACTGCCAATATCACGCAGGACGAAAAGTTATTCCAGGTTATTCACCAGCTGGATAACTCCGTAAGCGAATTAAGAAGGATCGCCCGCAATATGATGCCGGAATCCCTGCTGAACTTTGGATTGGAAACTGCGCTGAAAGACATGTGTGAATTAAACTTTGCACCCGGATTAGAGATCCATTTTCAATCATTGGGCGTGCAGCCAAACCTGCCGGAAAAAACACAGATCATTATTTACCGCATTGCACAGGAACTGTTGGCCAACGCCATCAAACACTCCGGCGCTAACAGGATCATGCTGCAATGCAGCCAGAATGAAAATATCTTTTACCTGTCCATTGAAGACAATGGAAAAGGTTTCGATCCAAAAGCAGACAGGCAAAAAGGGCTGGGCTGGGATAATATCAGGAACCGCATTGAATTCCTGAAAGGTAAAATTGAAATAGACTCCGTGATTGGAGAAGGCACCACCATTAATATCGAGTTAAATGTCAGCGAATAA
- a CDS encoding response regulator, with translation MSANNLVIVDDHPIVIQGLSALLQGENDLHIAGTFTTGNAFLAFLKGAPQVDIVLLDITLPDISGVEVCKEIKRLSPETKVLIISNHSERSIIMQMLQQGASGYLLKNASSEELVKCVHDVLAGRIALSAEVTAIMTRPLQNELKNIPHLTKREIQVLGMIAEGRTSASIAEELCVSQFTVETHRRNLMQKFDANNTAALIKMASEHKLL, from the coding sequence ATGTCAGCGAATAATTTAGTTATTGTAGATGATCATCCTATCGTGATACAAGGATTGTCTGCCTTATTACAGGGAGAAAACGATCTGCATATAGCGGGGACCTTCACAACCGGGAATGCCTTCCTCGCTTTCCTGAAAGGAGCGCCTCAGGTAGATATTGTTCTACTCGATATCACGTTACCGGATATAAGCGGCGTAGAGGTATGTAAAGAAATAAAGCGGCTGTCTCCGGAAACCAAAGTGCTGATCATCAGCAATCACAGCGAACGCAGCATTATTATGCAAATGCTGCAACAAGGTGCCAGCGGGTACCTGCTGAAGAATGCTTCATCAGAAGAACTCGTGAAATGTGTACATGATGTGCTCGCCGGAAGGATTGCCCTCAGTGCAGAAGTAACCGCTATCATGACGCGTCCTTTGCAGAATGAATTAAAGAACATTCCTCATTTAACCAAAAGAGAGATACAGGTATTAGGCATGATCGCGGAAGGAAGAACATCTGCCAGTATCGCAGAAGAACTTTGCGTGAGCCAGTTCACGGTAGAAACTCACCGCCGCAACCTGATGCAGAAGTTTGATGCGAATAATACGGCTGCGCTTATCAAGATGGCGTCCGAGCATAAGTTGTTGTAA
- a CDS encoding glycosyltransferase family 2 protein → MKKPLDQVSPPSFSEQLTLRLMILLGTASMGYMLCCLFNRAQIGYAPFYWILMAGITFTCLRILHEWYHYFSIFIPSVPKQQYPFTVDIFTTFCPGEPYEMIVETLTAIQAIRYPHTSYLCDEANDPYLIEVCARLGVRHVTRNNRKDAKAGNINNALQYATGELCVILDPDHVPSPDFLDPIVSHFNDPTVGFVQIVQSYSNRGASLVAKGAAQQTFQFYGPIMATMNSYGTVMAIGANCTFRRAALDSIGGHASGLAEDMHTAMQLHAKKWRSVYVPAVLARGLVPTSMSAYYAQQLKWARGTFELLVTAYPALFRHFTWRQRLHYFTIPFHYFSGVVLLINFLIPVLSLFFGIIPFHLDILDFVLLGLPVVASIVLIRHFVQRWVMEEEERGFHVAGGLLFIGTWWIYILALFYTIIRKKVPYIPTPKDDSAPDNWKLNIPNILVLLASLSAILYGLYYDWNPYTLIMAAIASVNCGIMLFNIIASYKPGRLQRHDWIKTILIYPLLLKKKFWLFRHLHLYAGFRKLGLPLLIAAGCITFFLLNSDTEPSFKAHDQTTRKPVFYNGIFSPDTSDGLTSMQGVKHFQQQYNAHFNIVSLYIPWGNAPHCYLPDTLIKNIYKNGSLPMITWEPWASLFKAPAREQKIFSQISAGMFDDYLLQFANQVKALHRPLYLRFAHEADNPAYPWSPSGNNTPEEFKAAWKYVHQFFTRNDVNNVIWVWNPWSPSAAAAYFPGYAYVDWIGVNMLNYGPQREDTKWLSFKSLYTPFHQLPVFQSGLPVMVSEMGSLVNAGNQEQWLKEAFNAIRQDFREIHAAVLFNSAYDKNVLRPGIDTLLNWKVQQPQLLSFWKTDEEQYALLPEIKRTASSTLKMPDTIKGVGYHKGEQWFRNLHTLTSREITSDIEEMKSLGINTILRYGPGVYDRNILNIARKKGMRIQYGFWVPDITDMESDRKKLSGLEAAILQRISELKNNPDIIAWNIGNPNFQQLARLYYKPALLYQQDAYIKWLQGLVAAIKQIDPGRPVTVDVRLAENIAATLHFMHTALPEADAFGIIANDDSLQLQQLHNISQPYFFNQLSVAQYVKGQYTGRPVFITNWQDQESRDHVTFDGLKDHWGRFKPAFYELGGTVPAAELPRIKILRPAQATYVNARLTYHALVYRHHEWALTNERERIKFEWHLVKGDGKGRLVFLKSLGTGPYITLSIPENPALYRLYLQAINGNNVTTALSPLNTPL, encoded by the coding sequence ATGAAGAAACCATTAGATCAAGTTTCTCCACCATCTTTCTCAGAGCAACTTACATTGCGGCTGATGATCCTGCTCGGCACTGCCAGTATGGGTTATATGCTTTGTTGTTTGTTCAATCGTGCGCAGATAGGGTATGCTCCTTTTTACTGGATATTAATGGCTGGCATTACATTCACCTGTTTACGCATACTCCATGAATGGTATCACTATTTTTCCATTTTCATTCCTTCTGTTCCTAAACAGCAATATCCTTTTACGGTAGATATCTTTACTACCTTCTGTCCAGGAGAGCCTTATGAAATGATTGTTGAGACCCTGACAGCTATACAGGCCATCAGGTATCCGCATACATCCTATCTCTGCGATGAAGCCAACGATCCCTATCTTATAGAAGTTTGCGCAAGGCTGGGTGTACGGCATGTTACGCGCAATAACAGGAAGGATGCCAAGGCCGGCAACATCAATAATGCATTACAATATGCTACCGGCGAACTTTGTGTGATACTGGACCCGGACCATGTTCCTTCACCGGATTTCCTGGATCCTATCGTATCTCATTTCAATGATCCCACTGTAGGTTTTGTACAGATCGTACAATCATACAGCAACCGGGGAGCAAGCTTGGTGGCAAAAGGTGCAGCACAACAGACCTTTCAGTTCTATGGGCCTATTATGGCCACTATGAATAGTTATGGTACTGTTATGGCAATCGGGGCCAATTGTACTTTCCGCAGAGCAGCCCTGGATTCTATCGGAGGTCATGCAAGCGGCCTGGCAGAGGACATGCATACTGCCATGCAGCTGCACGCTAAAAAGTGGAGATCTGTTTATGTACCTGCGGTACTGGCCCGGGGCCTCGTTCCAACCAGCATGTCTGCTTATTATGCGCAACAACTGAAATGGGCCAGGGGAACATTTGAACTGCTGGTCACAGCTTATCCTGCTCTCTTCCGGCATTTTACCTGGCGGCAACGCTTACATTACTTTACAATTCCCTTTCATTACTTTTCCGGTGTTGTTTTGCTGATCAATTTCCTGATCCCCGTCCTGTCTTTGTTCTTTGGTATCATTCCTTTCCATTTGGACATCCTGGATTTTGTACTATTAGGGTTGCCAGTGGTTGCATCCATTGTGCTGATCCGCCATTTTGTACAACGATGGGTAATGGAAGAGGAAGAAAGGGGGTTCCATGTTGCAGGCGGCCTGTTATTCATCGGAACCTGGTGGATCTATATACTGGCGCTCTTTTATACGATCATCCGCAAAAAGGTACCCTATATCCCAACACCTAAAGATGATTCAGCACCGGATAACTGGAAACTGAACATCCCAAACATCCTTGTTCTGCTCGCATCCCTTTCAGCTATCCTATATGGACTTTATTATGACTGGAACCCATACACCCTCATAATGGCTGCCATTGCATCGGTCAATTGCGGTATCATGCTCTTCAATATCATAGCCAGTTACAAGCCGGGCAGGCTGCAACGGCATGACTGGATAAAAACAATACTTATATACCCCTTGCTATTAAAAAAGAAATTCTGGCTCTTCAGGCATCTTCACCTTTATGCCGGCTTTCGCAAACTGGGCCTGCCGCTGCTCATTGCCGCAGGATGCATCACTTTTTTCTTGCTGAATTCCGATACGGAACCTTCCTTTAAAGCACATGATCAGACCACCCGGAAACCAGTATTCTATAATGGGATATTTAGTCCTGATACAAGCGATGGACTTACTTCCATGCAAGGGGTGAAACATTTCCAGCAGCAATACAATGCGCATTTTAACATCGTATCGTTATATATACCCTGGGGAAATGCGCCTCATTGTTATTTACCGGATACTTTAATAAAGAACATTTATAAAAATGGCTCCCTGCCAATGATCACCTGGGAGCCATGGGCTTCTCTGTTCAAAGCACCTGCACGGGAACAGAAGATCTTTTCACAGATAAGCGCAGGGATGTTTGATGATTACCTCCTGCAGTTTGCCAACCAGGTTAAGGCGTTACACAGGCCCCTGTACCTCCGTTTTGCGCATGAGGCGGATAACCCTGCTTACCCCTGGTCTCCAAGCGGGAACAATACTCCTGAAGAATTTAAAGCTGCCTGGAAATATGTTCATCAATTCTTTACACGGAATGATGTGAACAATGTTATATGGGTATGGAATCCCTGGAGCCCTTCAGCAGCAGCAGCTTACTTTCCCGGATATGCGTATGTTGACTGGATAGGCGTTAACATGCTTAATTATGGCCCGCAAAGAGAAGATACAAAATGGCTTTCCTTTAAATCACTATATACGCCTTTTCATCAATTGCCGGTTTTTCAATCAGGTCTGCCGGTTATGGTGTCTGAGATGGGCTCACTTGTGAATGCAGGTAACCAGGAACAGTGGCTGAAAGAGGCATTCAACGCTATCCGGCAGGATTTCAGGGAAATTCATGCCGCAGTATTGTTTAACAGCGCTTATGACAAAAATGTTCTCCGCCCTGGTATTGACACGCTATTGAATTGGAAGGTTCAGCAACCTCAACTGCTCTCATTCTGGAAGACAGATGAGGAACAATATGCTTTGCTCCCTGAGATAAAGCGCACAGCCTCTTCTACCCTGAAAATGCCGGATACCATCAAGGGTGTTGGTTATCATAAAGGAGAACAATGGTTCCGGAACCTGCATACGCTTACCAGCCGGGAGATCACCAGTGATATTGAGGAAATGAAATCGCTGGGGATTAATACCATCCTCCGCTATGGACCTGGGGTATATGATCGTAACATCCTGAATATTGCGCGAAAAAAAGGGATGCGTATACAATATGGCTTCTGGGTACCTGACATAACAGATATGGAGAGCGATCGCAAAAAGTTGTCAGGATTGGAAGCAGCTATTCTACAAAGGATCAGCGAACTAAAAAATAACCCCGATATAATAGCCTGGAATATCGGGAATCCCAATTTCCAGCAGCTCGCACGGCTATATTACAAACCCGCTCTGTTATATCAACAGGATGCCTATATCAAATGGCTACAAGGGCTTGTAGCAGCGATCAAACAGATTGACCCCGGAAGGCCTGTAACGGTAGATGTACGGCTGGCAGAAAATATTGCTGCCACCCTGCACTTCATGCATACAGCCCTGCCGGAAGCGGATGCATTCGGCATCATTGCAAATGATGATTCCCTACAGTTGCAACAACTGCACAATATCTCTCAACCCTATTTTTTCAACCAGTTATCAGTTGCTCAATATGTGAAGGGACAATATACCGGGCGGCCGGTGTTTATCACTAACTGGCAGGACCAGGAAAGCAGGGACCATGTGACCTTTGACGGTCTTAAAGATCATTGGGGCCGTTTTAAACCTGCTTTTTATGAATTAGGTGGCACTGTTCCCGCAGCTGAACTACCCCGGATAAAAATCTTAAGGCCAGCACAAGCGACTTATGTAAACGCCCGTTTAACTTATCACGCGCTTGTTTACCGCCATCATGAATGGGCGCTTACAAATGAAAGGGAACGTATAAAATTTGAATGGCATCTTGTAAAAGGCGATGGAAAAGGGCGCCTCGTTTTCTTAAAAAGCCTGGGAACCGGGCCTTATATTACTTTAAGTATTCCTGAAAATCCGGCCCTGTACAGATTATATCTTCAGGCTATCAATGGTAATAATGTAACAACAGCGCTGTCACCACTAAACACACCACTATAA
- a CDS encoding glycoside hydrolase family 2 TIM barrel-domain containing protein, producing MLYPAFFRSVIWMVVIVVPCIFTSCRSSGSPSYNRKVFISHEGGKYVLYRNNRPYLIKGAAGFENLHRLQLSGGNTIRVWDTVNLKQVLDEAYANNIAVIAGLPMPVSGILSYYNDRSKVTAQLNAFRSIVKKYSTHPALLMWCLGNEVDFPYKPRFNNFYKAYRNLLKMIHEEDPDHPVTTALINFERRCIFNLCMKVPDLDLISLNTFGSLYSLQKDLNQFSWFWNGPFLITEWGVKGPWEADLTAWRAPIEYNSTVKAEQYLRLYEHSMPVKDPRFLGAFVFLWGHKQEVTHTWFNLFDVTGYTSETVNVMQYLWTGKWPAHKAPQIKDMMLDGKQAKDNIILNSKTEHTAEVFLQQIPDDTARIHWEILKEDWYARNWYEPNTKKPSGHDSLLLTLKGYKVLFRTPEKEGPYRIFATFSDARGYFASANIPFYVVEQ from the coding sequence ATGCTATATCCTGCATTTTTCAGATCAGTTATCTGGATGGTGGTTATTGTTGTTCCCTGTATTTTCACAAGTTGCCGGTCTTCCGGCAGCCCCAGCTATAACAGGAAAGTTTTTATCAGCCATGAAGGCGGAAAATATGTGCTATACCGTAATAACAGGCCATATTTAATAAAAGGAGCCGCAGGTTTCGAAAATCTGCACCGGCTGCAGCTTTCCGGTGGCAATACGATCCGCGTCTGGGATACTGTCAACTTAAAACAGGTCCTGGATGAGGCCTATGCTAATAACATTGCAGTGATTGCAGGCCTGCCGATGCCCGTCAGCGGTATATTATCTTATTATAATGACAGGTCGAAGGTAACTGCTCAGCTGAACGCCTTTCGTTCCATTGTGAAAAAGTATAGTACGCATCCGGCGTTATTGATGTGGTGCCTGGGCAACGAAGTGGATTTTCCCTATAAACCCAGGTTTAACAATTTTTACAAAGCCTACAGGAATTTGCTGAAAATGATCCATGAAGAAGATCCTGACCATCCTGTAACCACTGCACTGATAAATTTTGAGCGGAGGTGTATTTTCAATTTATGCATGAAGGTCCCAGACCTGGACCTGATCTCGCTCAATACTTTCGGTTCTTTGTATAGCCTGCAAAAGGACCTCAACCAATTCTCCTGGTTTTGGAATGGCCCTTTCCTGATAACAGAATGGGGAGTTAAAGGACCCTGGGAAGCAGATCTTACAGCATGGAGAGCACCAATAGAATATAACAGTACTGTAAAGGCAGAACAATACCTTCGCCTTTATGAACATTCAATGCCTGTAAAAGACCCGCGATTCCTTGGAGCTTTTGTTTTTCTCTGGGGCCACAAACAGGAAGTCACGCATACATGGTTCAATCTCTTCGACGTCACCGGTTATACGTCAGAAACGGTGAATGTGATGCAATACCTCTGGACAGGCAAATGGCCTGCACACAAAGCACCACAAATAAAGGACATGATGCTGGACGGGAAGCAGGCAAAGGATAATATCATACTGAATTCAAAAACTGAACACACTGCTGAAGTATTCCTGCAACAGATCCCTGATGATACGGCCCGGATACATTGGGAAATCCTGAAAGAAGACTGGTATGCCAGGAACTGGTATGAACCTAACACAAAAAAGCCCTCAGGGCATGATAGCCTGCTCCTTACTTTGAAAGGATATAAAGTGCTTTTCCGTACACCGGAAAAAGAAGGTCCGTACAGGATATTTGCTACTTTTTCCGATGCCCGGGGATATTTTGCTTCGGCGAACATACCTTTTTATGTAGTTGAACAATGA
- a CDS encoding WG repeat-containing protein codes for MKKHYLFLCLLFLTSGAYSQLIPYRVHTKWGFADMTGKLVIPARYDNVWRFRGKSAVVKLNKKYGLIDSTGKLLLPVIYDDIDPRELKKKTWYILKTSSKYGLANTAGKLVLPVKYDELSFEMQNSYAMAVARTVFVKVTPDDVVQEGTKSDWQAFEKMGISMIGREPEKDFMMPYTLNNKKGYLVRGRGAKPDSIPAIYDEIDEINIYDNILRVKKDGLWGVIGPRNNIVFPFLYEEMGSASPGMNLYSGKKGGKSGILKPNGEVLVPFEYDRFYFSNDEFWCISYQNGRKGIIILDGNTPVFIPARYKNVSGNPVEIYEYQGRKVRFFEVETEQGYGYVREDGVDYFKDGK; via the coding sequence ATGAAAAAACATTACCTGTTCCTATGTCTGCTGTTCCTCACATCAGGAGCCTATTCCCAACTTATTCCCTACAGAGTGCATACGAAATGGGGTTTTGCGGATATGACCGGCAAACTTGTAATACCCGCCAGATATGATAATGTTTGGAGGTTCCGGGGTAAGAGCGCAGTCGTAAAACTGAACAAAAAGTACGGGCTGATAGACAGTACGGGAAAACTCCTGCTGCCAGTGATCTATGATGATATCGATCCCAGGGAGTTGAAGAAGAAAACCTGGTATATACTAAAGACCAGCAGCAAATATGGCCTGGCAAACACAGCGGGCAAACTGGTGCTGCCGGTGAAATATGATGAGCTAAGCTTTGAAATGCAGAACTCTTATGCTATGGCGGTTGCAAGAACCGTTTTCGTTAAAGTAACGCCGGACGATGTTGTACAGGAAGGCACAAAATCTGACTGGCAGGCCTTTGAAAAGATGGGAATATCAATGATCGGAAGGGAACCTGAAAAAGATTTCATGATGCCCTATACCCTGAACAACAAAAAGGGATACCTGGTCCGGGGAAGAGGGGCTAAACCGGATTCCATTCCGGCCATTTACGATGAGATCGACGAGATCAATATCTATGATAATATACTGCGCGTAAAAAAGGATGGCCTTTGGGGCGTTATCGGGCCCAGGAATAATATTGTATTCCCTTTTCTATATGAAGAGATGGGATCTGCCAGCCCGGGTATGAATCTGTATTCGGGTAAAAAAGGAGGTAAGTCCGGCATCCTGAAACCCAATGGTGAAGTGCTGGTGCCTTTTGAGTACGACCGGTTTTATTTTTCCAATGATGAGTTCTGGTGTATATCTTATCAGAATGGGAGGAAAGGAATTATTATACTGGATGGCAATACGCCTGTCTTTATCCCGGCCAGGTATAAGAATGTATCAGGCAATCCTGTGGAGATATATGAATACCAGGGCCGGAAGGTCCGGTTCTTTGAGGTAGAAACGGAACAAGGGTATGGATATGTGAGGGAAGATGGGGTAGATTATTTTAAGGACGGTAAATAA
- a CDS encoding response regulator transcription factor, with protein sequence MKVLIVEDERSMAAEMESFLKKAYLCDLAYTAKQGLEKMEENQYDFILLDLGLPDKDGLHLLQEAKKNCPDASYIILTARGHLEDRVKGLDLGADDYLPKPFSLLELQSRMQAVARRKFGFNDAVVAIGAFRVDLNKRTVVFGKEEVELSRKEFDLLSYLLLHKNRPLTRMQLSEHIWGNFSDDDYDSNYIDVHIKNIRKKLSAYSSVEWLQTIRSVGYKIKTEG encoded by the coding sequence ATGAAAGTATTGATCGTAGAAGATGAAAGGTCCATGGCTGCTGAAATGGAAAGCTTCCTTAAAAAAGCCTACCTGTGCGACCTTGCTTACACGGCAAAGCAAGGATTGGAAAAGATGGAAGAGAACCAGTATGATTTTATCCTGCTGGACCTTGGATTGCCTGATAAGGATGGCTTACACCTGCTGCAGGAAGCAAAAAAGAATTGCCCGGACGCTTCTTATATCATACTAACCGCCAGGGGCCATTTGGAAGACAGGGTGAAAGGGCTGGACCTCGGAGCGGACGATTATCTTCCCAAGCCATTCTCCCTCCTGGAGCTGCAGTCCAGGATGCAGGCCGTTGCCAGAAGGAAATTCGGATTCAATGACGCCGTAGTTGCCATAGGTGCATTCAGGGTAGACCTCAATAAAAGGACCGTTGTTTTCGGGAAAGAGGAAGTTGAATTGTCCCGTAAAGAGTTCGACCTTCTGAGTTACCTGCTATTGCATAAGAACAGGCCTCTTACCAGGATGCAACTGAGCGAACATATCTGGGGCAATTTTTCGGATGATGATTATGACTCTAATTACATTGACGTACATATTAAGAACATCCGGAAGAAGTTATCTGCCTATTCTTCCGTAGAATGGCTCCAGACTATCAGGAGCGTGGGCTATAAAATAAAAACGGAGGGGTGA